The stretch of DNA cggcacAGCGGAGCGAGTCCACCGACGCCCGTCGCGTCCGTGGCAGCACCGGCACGCCGCGGTCGGCCTGGCTCTGCCGCGCCAGCGGGTTTTCCGGTCGTTTCCACGTCTTGCCGGTGGCGCGACGAGACGTCCAACTGCCCGGCGCTGGCCCGTGGGAAGACGTCGTCGTGGGTGGCCCGGCAGTCAAAGCCTGGCGACTAGGCGCGCGGTGGCTCCCGCGTGACGGGCGCTCCCTGACACGGCCGGGCCGGCGCGGACGACGAGGGAATGGCGATGGCAGGTGGTGTCTCGGGGGTTGCGAACTGGCCAAAGTCGTCGGGCGCCGGGCTGGCCGGTCTGGCCTGGCGAGCTCTGCGGTCTGCGCGCATGCCGGCGTGCGTCGGGGCGCCTGACCCGCGTGCACGGTGTACCAGCAGCGTCACTGTGACCGCATGACGCCGTCCTGCCTGCCAGGGGACACGACTCACAGGGCCGGACTCTCTGTCTGATGCACTGGCCGAGAGGCCGTGGCCTAGCCTAGGCCTGCAGCTGATCCGCTGGCATATGGTGCATCAGTATACTGTATTGGTGAACAGAGCAACTGGCAATGgcgagagagcgagagcgagacATGGAAGGGCCGTTATATTGGATGTTTCATGCTAaatagaagtattaaatgtaaattaataataaaataattatataacTTCGGGCTAAATATAAGCTTAACtccgtttagttctcaaaaaattttctatagtacccgtcacatcgaatgttcgaacacatgcatggaacattaaatgcaatttaaaaaaataactaatgatatagtctaactgattagcacgagatgaattttttaagcctaattagttcataattagacattaattgacaaataacaacgaaagagCTACCGTGTCAAAAactcaaaacccaaacttttttgcGAACTAAAAGGGGGCCTTAACTTTAATCCTTAGGATCCTAGCTTTAATTCTGTATTTATGATAACAGTTCGAACTGGCAATAACGATGGATCAGTAATTCAGTCTATACGTAGCCTGTGAGCAGTGATGACCTGGTGTGACTGCTGTACCGTTGCAGCCCATGGCATGGTACAGTTCTAGTAATTTTCAAATGCTgtgtttagatctgtaaaataGTGCTAAAAAGATCACATCCAACACtataatattttttgtttgtggtaattattatcctactatgatctaactaggctcaaaaaattcgtctcgtcgtgtacatcaaaactatacaattagtttttttatttacctacatttaatgctctatacaTGAGGTAAAAAATTTAATGTGTTAGATAAATAGTgaaatttggagagagaaattttagaaGTCAACACAGCCAAATACTCACAGGCCCCAGCACAACACTTCAGTCATGTCCCATGCACATCGATAGTGCAAGACGCATTGACGCTCTCACGCTCTCCCTGACTCCCTGCATAACTCACCTTGCGGGACAAAACAAAATATTCAAAGTCACACACGGACGGAGAGAGGCGCTTCAACGGGCGTCGCTGACATTAGAATTTGGCGAACAAGAAAAATTCTTACAGTTTTAAGTCCTCAAAAAGAAATTGTTACAGCCTAAAGTCCCAAAAGAAATTGTCACAGCCTAAAGTCCAAAAGGAAATTGTTACAGTTTTACATATGAGTGCTCAGTTACACGTGTACTATCTAGTACGTATCTGATAAGTTCAGGGACCAGGACGACTGGTATGTATACCGCGTTTCAGGACCCAAGCAGTGTTTCCCGGCAGAGGCCGGTCCCCAATGGACGAAACAAGAACTGGCAATGCCTATGAAACTGAGCGTTCTTCTTCACCAAAGATGCCTTCACCATGTCTTGTTTTTATATGTCGATTTATGTACACCCCTGAATGCTTTGCTACATCCAAGAGCAAGCTGAGTAAAAGACATTTGGCAGACTCACCCAGTCCATTTGAATCAATAAGGTATTCATACTAAGTTTTAAACCATCAAGAAACAGATTAGGAAGAAAACACCAGAAGTTACCACGCTGAAATGTTCACCAGGTTCACTGGGGAATAGCAGGAAACAGAGACGTTTTGTGCAAGGTATGTTCCTTCCATCAATCCCAGCTAGTTCTGTTCCGTCTAAATTCCTTCTTCTGTGAAAGCACTTTTTTATTCTGAAGTCTCTTCCTTTCAGCGACTGCAGCACTGTAATGACCGGCAGAAAAACTGAATTACCACTGTAATTTGCACCAACAGAGGAACATTTGATCTTTgcaatagagaaatcctatatcGAATTATGAGTTAAGAATGAAACAATAAAGATTTAGACATTAGAGGAACAAAAGGTTTCTGAGAAGAAACAACACAAGCGTTCTGAGCAATAAATTAGCAAACTGAAGGGCAACCTCAACTGTAACTAATCTTCCTACATTTTGGCATTTATGCATTTAACCTTACAAAAGTACAAAACATAATATCAAAGCACAGCTTAGTAAAACCATGTAAGATTAATTAATATaggtaaaataaaaaaacaatcaTATATCGTCAACATGTTACTGCAATGAAAAACAATTAGGAACACGTAGAGCACAGAAAGTTCAAGAAAATCAGTGACAATATCACATTATTTCACTTCTTGAGAAATCATTGAGCACTTGGTACGGTCTATCTCAATCCCATATACGAACAACTGATTGGCAGAAGACTTTGGCGAAATAAACTGGTGAAAGAACAGCTTACATTTTTTCTATCTTTTTCTTCTGCTCTTCTGTAGGGGGTGGAGGAACATATGATGCGGCATCAATAATTGCCTGCTTAAGATAAATTTGTGGAGTAAGTCAAGAGAATTCGTCCTagaaaaacagaaaaaaggGAGGAAACATGCCTGTATCTTCTGCAAAGCATCTTCAATGTTGCCCCTGTGATGATAAATCATGTCAGTTGCTATCCAAAAAATGACTAAAAGGTATAGTAGAATGATAATTACTTCTGTGTTCTAGTTTTTGTAGAAGATATCACAAGCTCACCGTCTTTATTTATCCTATTCTTTTCCTGTGCGTGAAGAGAACTTACAATGTTAACAACATGTTGACAGGATTTAGGAAAGACATATGAAAGAAAGTGCAAAAGTACATATAAGAGCACAAGTTTGGAAAACAGTATAAACAGGAGCAATCCTGAAACATGTTGGTTTCATTTACCGCTTGTAATATTCGTTCCTTGATTCTCTCTCCAAGCCAGTGAGCTTCTTTAACATTGAATCGCATGTCAACCTTTGTATTTACTGTAAAACGGCAGCACCATTttagaacaagaggaaaaaaaagaaataaaagggtAAAACAAGGAACACTGAGTAGAAGATGTAATTATTATTTGGAAACCCCTGATTCAAGCACTGATGGACCAACTACAATTATCTGATGATTAAGAATGACAAAAGGTATATACATATGCTAATGAGTAATTATTGAATGCAGAAAGAAGCAGGAACTATATAAATCTTTAATGTAGAAGCAAGAAGAATGAACAATACCAAATGCAATGACAGAACATAATGAACTGACAGCAAAAGTTTATGCAAATGAGCAAAATAAGGATGGGGGAGAACACGAAACCTTTATTAACATTCTGACCACCAGGGCCACCACTTCTTGCAAAATTAACAGTAACATGATCTGCAGAGATAAAATGTAGTCAGAACAGGGGCAATTCAAACGATATCTAGACACGCTCATCACAGTGCACAAATCATCGCATTGCACTGAGATAAAGTATGTTGAACTGATACAGATAATTTTAAGAAAGAAAAATTGCACAAAATCTATCTTCATGGCTTGCAATCTAGCGTTTTCACTTTTCAAGTTCTTTTTCTCTTCCGGTCCATTGACACATATTGCATTTTATACAAACAACAAATTCACACAGGCTCACTGAAACAGATCTCAGCTTGCTTTCTACCATTTTGTGTTGCATGACAATATGTGAGAATATAATGCATTCTCAATTGTAGCTTTAACCTCACAACATAGACAAAAATGACTTGCCCTTAGGTGCTAACTTATGAACACATACCACTGTCAGAATGAAATAAGGTGGTGACGCAGAACTACCATTCAGGTACCCTCTTGCAACCCTATGTTGGATACATCAGTTCACCAGCCCAAACTTCACTATCATCTCGCAACCAACCCCACGCTTTCAACACTCTTTACTTAGTACCCATAAGGCAGCAAGCCTAGGTGCTTTTACAATGCTTGATTAACTTGCATTCGACACTACTAGTTTCTGCTCAAGGAACAGGTGAACAACAAACTAATGGGTACTCCAAACTAATAGTAGCCGATCCCAATATTATTCACAGCTTGCTTTCGTGGCACAGATTCCACATCACGAGCCATGTTAGTAGGCATAAAGTGGAATAATTAGCTGCAGAAACACTTGAATCATCAACTAAAACCCCCAGGGGCGAGCCATTTCGGTCAAATGGACTCTGCACGTACGGTCATGTTTTTGCTCTGCAAATAGGGTTTGTACAGAAGATTCAGTGGAAACCCCACTAACATCGTGATCTTAGCCCCGTATCTGGTGCATAAGCTACAGTCAACTCTAGGACCAATGCTAGGTGTGACATTGATATTCGGATGTAGGCATTAAAGCTCGGAATTCGGAATTGGCATTGAGGGCATCCAATACCAGCTGTTTGGATGTTCTAGGAATCGGCATTGCAAACTCGCACCAATACCGAACGGAATTCAGCGTACCGCCGCACCCCCTCCCGCAATATCGAGCTCTCCCCCTCCGTATTGTGTGGAATCGCCCTCCCCGCGTCTcccctcttcctccccctctcCCTGAGCTCCGCCTTCGCTCCCTCTTCCTCCCcgcatctctctctccctctcctcgctcccttctccctctccccgctcccctctcctccctgtCGCGCGCATCTTGCagggccgccgcggagccgcacCGCCTGCAGCATCCCATCGCCATGGAAGAGGTGGTgcccggcgcgcggcgcgtggaGCGTGTTGGACACCTCGTCCAGGCACGCCGGGAcgcggccggcgacggggaGCGGCTCGCCGCGGCGGAGTGGGtgcccttcctcttcttcctccatctccgccgccgcggccctcctccatCTCCGTCCCTGGCGACCGGcgcctctcctcctcttcctcgcggCCGGagcccttcctcttcctcctcccgtccggcgcccttcctcttcttcctcccattTGGTGAGCCGTGCCGCCCCCATCCTCCCTCCTttggcgagccgcgccgcccccgtccTTCCTCCGCCGATGGGTCGCGCCGCCCCCGTCCTCCCTCCCCCGACGAGCTGTGCCGCCCCCGTCCTCCCTtgccttcttctccttcctcgccggcgaggTGTGGGCGAGCGCGGGGGAGCTCCGCCCCGGATGAAGACGGCGGCCTTCTCTGGCGAGAAGACGATGGTCAATTCTCAAATGCCACAGGTATGAACATCCAAACAcgaattggtattcgcttgctccTTGATTCCATCTAGCAATTTCATCTCCATCCAAACAATGACTTTGGTATTGTAACCCAATATCAAAACTAGTCTGATTTGGCATTGAAACCAATTCAATGCCAAGAGCTCCAATATCGACATCCAAACGGAgccttaggccgtgtttagttcggtagggtgtaaacgcaaaaaaaatttgcgtttcgaatcttcccaatttgaagcactaaatgaagtctatttacaaaattttttgcacagatgggttgtaaatcgcgagacgaatctaattatgctaattaatccatgattaatcaataattaatggatggttactgtagcatcactgttgcaaatcatggattaagtaggctcattaaattcgtctcgcgatttacagcccatccatgcaaaaagttttataaataaacttcatttagtacttcaaattagcaagattccttttcactttaatacgttacggcttttttgcgtttacggggtggaactaaacacacccttaggaTTCAGGAACCGATTGGAAGACGAATGGGGATTCAGCAGTTCTAGCTAGTTACCCAGGGTGATCTTTGGGGCGGGGTCAGAGCCAGCCGACGCGGCACGCTCCTCGGCGTCGCGAAGCACCTGCTGCGTCAGCGCCAGCCGCGCCGACACCTTCTTGCCCCCGTCGTCGCCGGCCCCGGCCGCCGAGCAACAGAGGCGTACCAATCCGGCACGGCCAACGGCCAGGTTCAGGCCCAGGCTCGGGGCCGAGCAAGGGGGCACCTGGAACACCAGAGAGGAGACCTGGCGGAATCCAAGACGTAGGAGGCTGGCGCTCCGCATGGCGGCCGCCATTGGCTAGCGTGTGGAGGTAGGCGAGCGGCGGAACTAGCGGGCCCGGCCGCACGGCGAGCGGGTGGGGAGCTGGGGAAGCGGAAGAGGAGCTGGCAGCAACCAATTGCTCTGGGCTTTTTGGTGGTCTCATTTGTTTTTAGTAATGGGCCAATTTGAGATCTACAGAGCCCATTTATGGAGGACTTTTAATAATTCGGCCGGAATTTTCTTATCTCCTTTTGCAAAAACTTGTTGATTCAGGTCTCATCTCTGCAAATAACAAAACATGAAACCCTTAATAGTTAATACGATAGGCACTTATATagtatctatctatactataaaagttgaaacaattgaaaacaaTTCTCACCAAAGTGAACCACTCTTACCCCTCACAGATGGCCCCACACCGCAGGTCCCAAGATGGTGGATAGATGAAAATAGCTATTTCTAAAATGTTTTCACTCAAAATCTCCAACTTTTCTCACCATAGCTCTCCTATGTACCCACCGTACCCACCTATTGATCTCATATGGAAATTCTATTAGCTACTATGAGCAGTTAATCTCATATGAAAAGCCAATTAGCTACTATGAGCAGTTAGCGTATGCGGCCTCATGTTTCCAAATTTCCATGCACGGTGATCTCATGTTTCCAAATTTCCATGCACGGTGATCTCATGTTTCCAAATTTACACATGGAATCTACCAATCTCAGGGTCATCAGCGATTGCATAGGGTCATCATCACCAAGTTCGGCACCGTCCGGCAGCAGGCCGCTGCGACGCGTGGCAAGCGGCCGCTCGTCCCGCTCGGTGAGCGGGTCGCCGAGCCAGGAGCAGCCTGCTGCATTAGCGCTCGACCAAACCAGACGGCCGGCGGCAGAGGTACATCTCCATCACACGCTAGCCTTCACATTGTCAACTAGCTAGTGTCTTGTCGTTCTTCCATGGTTGTGATCGATCTGGCCTGGTTATTACTATAGTTCagtacccgcaaaaaaaaaaatagtatagtTCAGGTGCGGCAAGGAATCAGGGAACTTGCCAGCTAGGCGTTCTTCCTTATCGCCGTCATGAGGCAAAGTTACTAGCTAGGCGTTATTCCATATCGCCATCAGGAGGCAAGGCACGAGACACACGCGCACTACAGTCGCGGCCGGCGCATCTCGGCCATCGTcattcatcatatatatatatcatgtcaGCTGGTAAGTTCTATTCAAATTTCTTTTATGCTTCATATTCTTTTATGCTTCGTATATAACAACTAAAGCTTGCGCATATATTAACATCTACTATTCTAGGTTATCATACCTTTCTATTCGTGTGGCACATATGCATTTTTTGTACTAGACAGGAAGGCCAGAGTCATAATGATAGTTGATCCTTCACCTGTGCGTCAAAGTGATGCATATAACCACCCTATCTTTTACTACCTTCCTCGAATACAAAAGGTTCGAAAAACATTTGATCGTGCCATGGAGGAAGTAGATCCTGCATGGAATGACGACATTTATGATTGGAATCCTATATTTCCTTTTTTATATTCCTAAAACACTTGACGGGTAATACTAATTTTTTTGCCCCAACACCCCTTTCTTTACATCAATAAATTGAAATATGAAATATTTTGACTTGATAACTTTAAGTGTTCTTAGAAAATTTTATGATGTGTAGGAACTTGACGGAGTATATAGTCTATGAACTTATGAGATTGTGGGATGGACAACCATTCCAGCAAAGGCTCTTTATGGTTAGTAATTCAATCCATTAGATATTCTATGTTATCACTCAAATTCTCCTTTACTAAAAATGTTTTCAATTGCTCTACAGGATCCGTTTGTTCTCAGAAAGTGGTTCCTAATTGAAGTTTTAAGATGCCATTTTAATGAGAGCGCAGACAATATCCCAGAAGATATAAGAGCTGCTGTCTACTCCATAAGGAACATGGATGTCGAGAAGTATTATTAAATTTCCTTTATTGTAATGCACACGTCTTatagtatttattatttatagaTAGATAAACAGGTATAAAGACTTACATCAAAGACATATTTGGCCTCTATTCTATGCAAACatgtaatatttttaaatacaaTTGTTCTTTAAACACGTGACACATCTCCACTAGTATAAGAAAAGAGAAATTAAAATTAGCACTTCGTGGTAgatgttggggattggacctccgGGTCAAGCTCccaccctcggaaatgctccctaactctTTTGCAGGGCTCCAGCGAGAGGAGGGTAAGCGTACCCGAAGGTGACGAAGGATCACTCAGAAGCGCAAGTTTAAAGACCAAGACCTTCGGTGGTCACCTTCGGTAGGCGAAGGAAACAAACCGCCGCTCGGAAGCAAAAGTCTAAGAGCAAGACCTTCGGCGACCACCTTCGGGAGACGAAGGTGACATTTGGCTACCCGAAAGCATAAACTCGAAGGCCAGGACCTTCGGGAGAAGAGATCACCACCGGGAGCGAAGATGACGACTGATTGCTCGATCATGGAACCTGCATGGCTCAAACTCCCGGAGGTACCCGAAGGTTGTTGTAACCTTCGTCGGTTGTAGACATGTGAGTAAAACGTGAatatgtgagaaggtcggatttgtaaacctctcacGTTGTAATTTTACCCAGGAACCGGCTAAGAGtaagctgtaaatgagttgggagggggcaatttaggaagacctggccgagggctaggggtataaatagccccctctcttcacagtgtaaagggttgaattttctgatcATTATTGGAGAGTTCGACACTTACTTTCATTACAACCTTTTCTTACTGTTCATGCTCTCTGTCTGGGCATCTACAAAGCAGAGATCCCAACAGTAGATTCATACGGTTCTATATTTTTCTAAGCTCAATTTCCCCCATATACTGATATACAAACAAATCAACAAGAagagaaatgaacaaagatGCGATGAAAGGAAAATGAAAGACCAAAAGCCCGTGCCTGACGGTTAACATCGTTGGAACGTCAAATCAATCAACTCCTAGTCTCCTATAGACCATTGTGATGGGAAAGTTTCCAGCTTCCAAGGGGCCCATGCTCATGGCGCACTCTTGCTCTTCAAAAACTCCAACTGCTGCATCGGCCAAACAAAGGACCTTGCACTTCGGAATTTAAACTTTTAGAGATGCAAAACTAGAAGAAATTGGTAATGATCAATTCACCCATATTCACACAAACAGAACAGCAGTAGCAGCTAAATGCAGATCGTGTTTTTACCGGACAAGGAAAATTCCCCGTGTTCTTCTTTACCTACGAGTATGCAGCAACTACCCGACCCTACTGCTCTTACAGCTATCCACCACGTCTGTAGCACTCCCATTCATGTCACTACAGCTACTCCCCAACCCCACGTTGCCgttggtgctgctcccgccatCTCTGTGGCCGGCGGTGCGGCCGTTGCTGCTGCTGTAGAAGCACACGACCCTGCACTTCACCACGCCCGCGCCGGCCAGGTACACGTGGAACCCCGGCGCCACCATCATCTTCACGCTGGCCGGCTCCAGCCTCCCCGCCCGCCTGGCCGCGGCGTCCTCCATGAACCGCGGGTCGAAGCGCGCGCCGCGCTCCGCGCGCACCACGGGGAGCGGCGGGTGGACGGACCGCGCCAGGAGGCGGACGCCCCACACGCCCTTGGCGGCCAGGAAGAAGGCCTGCAGCAGCGGCTCCGGCCACGCCCGCGCGCGGGCCCACCCGAGGGAGGACACCACCTCGCTCATCTTGGCGTCGCAGAAGCGGCTGAGCCCCTCGCTGTAGTGCTTGGTGCCGTGGAGCAGGACCTCCTCCCACGTCAGCACCGCCACGGCGTGGTACGCCGCGAGGTTGGCCTCGCACCGGCCCGCGGGGTCCGGGGTGTGGGCGTCGGCGTCGGTGTCCAGCTCGAAGTCGCCGTGGAAGGCGCGGTTGAGGAAGCTCTCGATGTTGGGGCCGGGGCTGGCGGGGCTGCGGAGGTGCGTGGACAGCGCGCGCGCGAGGTTccgcacggcggcgcgcgcggtggaGACGGCGCGGAGGAAGGCGTCgacggggaaggcggcggccgtgggcgtCGGGAGCACGCGGGCCTCGAGGCGCGCGAGCTTGAGCTCCAGCTCGGCGAGCGAGTGCTTCAGGCGAGTGGTCTCCTCCAGCGCCTCGTCCCGCGTGCGCGTAGCCGCGGC from Panicum virgatum strain AP13 chromosome 9K, P.virgatum_v5, whole genome shotgun sequence encodes:
- the LOC120653012 gene encoding peptidyl-tRNA hydrolase ICT1, mitochondrial-like, with amino-acid sequence MAAAMRSASLLRLGFRQVSSLVFQVPPCSAPSLGLNLAVGRAGLVRLCCSAAGAGDDGGKKVSARLALTQQVLRDAEERAASAGSDPAPKITLDHVTVNFARSGGPGGQNVNKVNTKVDMRFNVKEAHWLGERIKERILQAEKNRINKDGELVISSTKTRTQKGNIEDALQKIQAIIDAASYVPPPPTEEQKKKIEKIAAVAERKRLQNKKVLSQKKEFRRNRTSWD
- the LOC120653013 gene encoding IRK-interacting protein-like, which produces MVSSPSPPPAFPTVASSEPKQQRGGAKAAPEKADKKYAHVPTPLHHGGGGASKKTPRGAKGGDGADAAVSCSDCRFKQRALAPASPGAVIRSLFVSLTRRSTPRSSPSATSASGGPGNAGDGEQWRLAAADLSRRLAAATRTRDEALEETTRLKHSLAELELKLARLEARVLPTPTAAAFPVDAFLRAVSTARAAVRNLARALSTHLRSPASPGPNIESFLNRAFHGDFELDTDADAHTPDPAGRCEANLAAYHAVAVLTWEEVLLHGTKHYSEGLSRFCDAKMSEVVSSLGWARARAWPEPLLQAFFLAAKGVWGVRLLARSVHPPLPVVRAERGARFDPRFMEDAAARRAGRLEPASVKMMVAPGFHVYLAGAGVVKCRVVCFYSSSNGRTAGHRDGGSSTNGNVGLGSSCSDMNGSATDVVDSCKSSRVG